The Salvelinus alpinus chromosome 21, SLU_Salpinus.1, whole genome shotgun sequence genome has a segment encoding these proteins:
- the cldnf gene encoding claudin f, which produces MGRIGKEVLGQVLSFIGFVGVAVTTGIPMWRVTTYIGANIVTGQIVWDGLWMNCVMQSTGQMQCKINDSMMRLATDLQAARALVIISIIFNFVGLIVTFIGGQCTSTLKSESSKGKVTILGGILLLIGALLVLIPVCWSAAFTISDFNNPLTIETQRREIGASIYIGWGSAALLLIGGIILCTSCPPQKMYGYPGYPQGAPMYPYPGQPMVQAGPYGRVYTPASRPYSGTGSYAPSKPYAAPIEYAVPGRPGRYL; this is translated from the coding sequence ATGGGAAGGATCGGAAAGGAGGTGTTGGGCCAGGTGCTCAGCTTCATCGGCTTTGTGGGGGTGGCAGTGACCACGGGTATCCCCATGTGGAGGGTAACCACTTACATCGGTGCCAACATTGTAACAGGACAGATTGTGTGGGACGGCCTGTGGATGAACTGCGTGATGCAGAGCACGGGACAGATGCAGTGCAAGATAAACGACTCAATGATGAGGCTAGCAACAGACCTTCAGGCAGCGAGGGCCCTGGTCATCATCTCCATCATCTTCAACTTTGTCGGCCTGATTGTCACCTTCATCGGGGGCCAGTGCACCAGCACCCTGAAGTCTGAATCCTCCAAGGGTAAAGTGACGATCCTTGGAGGCATCCTGCTGCTCATTGGTGCTCTTCTGGTCCTCATCCCCGTCTGCTGGTCGGCAGCGTTCACCATCTCAGACTTTAATAACCCTCTGACCATCGAGACCCAGAGGAGGGAGATAGGAGCCTCCATCTACATCGGCTGGGGCTCCGCAGCGCTGCTCCTCATCGGGGGGATCATCCTCTGCACCTCCTGCCCGCCCCAGAAGATGTATGGGTACCCAGGCTATCCTCAAGGAGCGCCCATGTACCCCTATCCAGGCCAACCAATGGTCCAGGCAGGGCCCTATGGGAGAGTTTACACCCCAGCCAGCAGACCCTACTCAGGGACAGGTTCGTATGCACCAAGCAAGCCATATGCAGCACCAATAGAATACGCTGTACCTGGACGGCCTGGACGGTATCTGTAA